The Halopseudomonas sabulinigri genome window below encodes:
- a CDS encoding SLC13 family permease — MDASQQLILLILGCTIALFLWGRWRHDVVALAALMACVLTGLTPAADAFVGFGHPAVITVAAVLILSKGLQTTGAVEALAQRALPKRGGLLSLAVLTLLGACLSAFMNNVGAMALLMPLALQLSAREGLPPGRVLMPLAFGTILGGMTTLIGTPPNLIVAGFRARQDLGSFGMFDFTPVGLSVALGGVIFVVCTARWLVPKRAQPDVGSFDTGTYLTEVHIDADSKADGKTLAEVEQLLEDNDAQIVGMVRNDFRVTAPQPRRVLRAGDILVIEAEPEGLGASLTRLGLKLEEAVAPSNQDKADEDSNNAEKEPSAAQDSAAAGAEPSQPVTDPAGEQNSEADKAKEQQKEKDSKLSVSDEITVQELAVQPSASILGRSASDIQLRTRFGINLLAISRQGHRSIRRLRWTDIQAGDVLLMQGSPEAISGFASEYGCVPLAPRSILIPDRRKALYAVSIMLGAIALAAFGILPAAVAFMAGVLGYMLTRVIPLRRIYEAVDWPIIVLLAALMPMAAAMADTGAADLLAQTLLQHFAQGNAIIALTLMLVVTMTLSDFMNNAATAAVMCPIALSVASQLGVNPDSFLMAVAIGASCAFLTPIGHQNNTLILGPGGFRFGDYWRLGLPLEILVVLISIPMLLWAWPL; from the coding sequence ATGGATGCCAGTCAGCAACTGATTCTGTTGATCCTCGGTTGTACCATTGCCCTGTTTCTTTGGGGCCGCTGGCGCCACGACGTCGTCGCCCTCGCTGCCCTCATGGCCTGTGTGCTGACAGGCCTGACGCCCGCCGCTGACGCCTTCGTCGGTTTTGGCCACCCTGCGGTGATCACCGTCGCGGCGGTACTGATCCTCAGCAAGGGCTTACAAACCACCGGCGCGGTGGAAGCCCTGGCACAGCGCGCATTACCCAAGCGCGGCGGCCTGCTCAGCCTGGCGGTACTCACGCTGCTGGGGGCCTGCCTGTCGGCCTTCATGAACAACGTCGGCGCCATGGCGCTGCTGATGCCGCTGGCTCTGCAACTATCTGCCCGCGAGGGCCTGCCGCCGGGGCGGGTGCTGATGCCACTGGCCTTCGGCACCATTCTGGGCGGCATGACGACGCTGATCGGCACACCGCCCAACCTTATCGTCGCCGGCTTCCGCGCCCGTCAAGACCTGGGCAGCTTTGGCATGTTCGACTTCACTCCGGTTGGCCTGAGCGTCGCCCTTGGCGGGGTAATCTTCGTTGTTTGCACTGCTCGCTGGCTGGTGCCCAAACGGGCACAGCCCGACGTTGGCAGCTTTGATACCGGCACCTACCTGACCGAAGTACACATCGACGCCGACAGCAAGGCTGATGGCAAGACCCTGGCAGAGGTCGAGCAGCTACTGGAGGACAACGATGCACAGATCGTCGGCATGGTTCGCAACGACTTCCGCGTCACCGCGCCGCAGCCCCGCCGAGTACTGCGCGCCGGCGACATTCTGGTCATCGAGGCAGAGCCCGAAGGGCTAGGCGCCTCATTGACCCGGCTAGGTCTGAAGCTCGAGGAAGCCGTGGCGCCCAGCAACCAGGACAAGGCAGACGAGGACTCTAACAATGCAGAGAAGGAGCCCAGCGCAGCCCAGGACAGCGCCGCAGCAGGAGCTGAACCCTCGCAACCGGTGACCGATCCCGCCGGCGAACAGAACAGTGAGGCTGACAAGGCCAAGGAGCAGCAGAAAGAGAAAGACAGTAAGCTCAGCGTCTCCGACGAGATCACCGTACAGGAGCTCGCTGTACAGCCAAGCGCCTCGATTCTTGGCCGCAGCGCGTCGGACATTCAGCTGCGCACCCGCTTCGGCATTAACCTGCTGGCCATCTCGCGCCAAGGCCATAGATCCATCCGCCGGCTGCGTTGGACCGACATCCAGGCTGGCGACGTACTGCTGATGCAAGGCTCTCCCGAGGCCATATCCGGCTTTGCCAGCGAGTACGGCTGCGTGCCCCTTGCGCCGCGCTCCATCCTGATTCCTGACCGGCGCAAGGCGCTCTACGCTGTCAGCATCATGCTTGGCGCCATCGCTCTGGCTGCATTCGGCATACTGCCGGCAGCCGTCGCCTTCATGGCCGGCGTGCTCGGTTACATGCTGACGCGGGTCATTCCGCTGCGGCGCATCTATGAAGCGGTGGACTGGCCTATCATCGTGCTCCTGGCCGCCTTGATGCCGATGGCCGCGGCCATGGCCGACACCGGCGCCGCCGACCTGCTGGCGCAGACCCTGCTGCAACACTTCGCCCAGGGCAACGCCATCATCGCGCTGACGCTGATGCTGGTCGTCACCATGACGCTCTCCGACTTCATGAACAACGCGGCGACTGCGGCGGTCATGTGCCCGATCGCCCTCAGCGTCGCCAGCCAGTTGGGCGTCAATCCCGACAGCTTCCTGATGGCGGTGGCCATAGGCGCCTCCTGCGCCTTCCTGACACCCATCGGCCATCAGAACAACACGCTGATCCTGGGGCCGGGTGGCTTCCGCTTTGGCGACTATTGGCGCCTCGGGCTGCCACTGGAGATACTGGTCGTGCTGATCAGCATACCTATGCTGCTGTGGGCCTGGCCGCTATGA
- a CDS encoding rubredoxin — MSRYRCPECDYEYDEAEGDPHQGFAAGTCWEALPDSFTCPDCAVRYKEDFVPLAAS; from the coding sequence ATGAGTCGCTACCGCTGCCCGGAGTGTGATTACGAGTACGACGAGGCCGAGGGTGACCCGCACCAGGGGTTTGCCGCCGGTACTTGCTGGGAAGCGTTGCCGGACAGTTTTACCTGCCCGGACTGCGCAGTGCGTTACAAGGAAGACTTTGTACCGCTGGCAGCTTCATAG
- a CDS encoding alkane 1-monooxygenase has translation MTAFAAQDNGLSGYVDRKRRLWLFSLMVPGLALVGPLLYMFVSPQIIWLWLSTLFGYVVIPMLDGVLGEDLSNPPEEAVPALEADPYYRYVTYALVPILWASFLVNIIFLGTHELPWYGTLAVILATGGSLGFGLNLGHEMGHKKSALERWLAKITLALGCYGHFFVEHNRGHHRDVATPEDPASARMGESIYRFVFREMPGAFFRAWDLEAQRLDRCGKSVWSLDNEILQPGLISAVLYIGLIAWLGIEMLPVMLLIAFWGAFQLTQANYLEHYGLLRQKQASGRYERCQPHHSWNSNHLFSNWALFHLQRHSDHHAHPTRRYQSLRDFPDLPRLPNGYFGMYLLAYFPRLWFRVMDKRLLDAVDRDPSRINFLPAKRDMLIRQYGLEEKAAVEEAAA, from the coding sequence ATGACTGCTTTCGCTGCGCAGGATAATGGCCTGTCGGGCTACGTGGATCGAAAACGCCGGCTCTGGTTGTTTTCGTTGATGGTGCCGGGCCTCGCTCTGGTAGGGCCGCTGCTTTATATGTTTGTATCGCCGCAGATCATCTGGCTGTGGCTGTCCACGCTGTTTGGTTATGTCGTGATTCCAATGCTCGACGGCGTGCTTGGCGAGGACCTCAGCAATCCCCCCGAAGAGGCGGTGCCGGCGCTCGAAGCCGACCCCTATTACCGCTATGTTACCTACGCGCTGGTGCCCATTCTGTGGGCCAGCTTTCTGGTCAATATCATTTTTCTTGGTACCCACGAGTTGCCCTGGTACGGCACCCTGGCGGTGATCCTGGCGACCGGCGGGTCGCTCGGCTTTGGGCTCAATCTGGGGCATGAAATGGGCCACAAAAAGAGCGCGCTGGAGCGCTGGCTGGCCAAGATAACCTTGGCGTTGGGGTGTTATGGACACTTTTTTGTCGAGCACAATCGCGGCCATCATCGCGACGTCGCTACCCCGGAAGACCCGGCCTCGGCGCGTATGGGCGAAAGTATCTACCGCTTCGTTTTCCGCGAGATGCCCGGCGCCTTCTTTCGCGCCTGGGATCTGGAGGCGCAGCGGCTGGACCGGTGTGGCAAGTCGGTATGGAGTCTGGATAACGAAATCCTGCAACCGGGGCTGATCAGCGCCGTGCTCTATATCGGGCTGATCGCCTGGCTGGGTATAGAAATGCTGCCGGTGATGCTGCTGATCGCGTTCTGGGGTGCCTTCCAGCTGACCCAAGCGAATTACCTAGAGCACTATGGCTTGCTGCGCCAGAAGCAGGCCAGCGGCCGTTATGAGCGCTGCCAGCCGCACCACTCCTGGAACAGCAATCACCTGTTTTCCAACTGGGCGCTGTTTCACCTGCAGCGTCATTCCGACCACCATGCCCATCCCACGCGGCGCTATCAATCATTGCGCGACTTTCCGGATTTGCCGCGGCTGCCGAACGGTTACTTTGGCATGTATCTGCTGGCTTACTTCCCGCGCCTGTGGTTTCGGGTGATGGACAAACGTCTGCTGGATGCGGTTGATCGCGACCCCTCGCGCATCAACTTTCTGCCGGCCAAGCGCGACATGCTTATTCGGCAGTATGGCCTTGAGGAAAAAGCTGCCGTCGAGGAGGCCGCCGCATGA